One genomic window of Cottoperca gobio chromosome 10, fCotGob3.1, whole genome shotgun sequence includes the following:
- the hrh2a gene encoding histamine receptor H2a, with amino-acid sequence MLSHVMLGVILSLLILLTVGGNVLVCLAVCASRRLRCLTNCFIVSLAVTDLLLGLLVLPFSALHQLTNDWPLGPIFCNFYISMDVMLCTASILTLLAISVDRYLAVTMPLRYASLVLPWRVAVAMAGVWTVSVAVSFLPIQMGWNTVNGTVQNQGPWAPERKCRFELNRPYVLTDSLLTFYLPLVAMCWTYLRILRIARAQAKRIISARPTCITSYDCRNNPSTTTTVVSSVTAVALREHKATVTLAAVIGAFVVCWLPYFILFTVLGLKEHPDPSTVPAFPIVLWLGYANSALNPILYGALNRDFRSAYNHLLRCRCPTYSGWRSRQPSPTLTSARDHLTEVTLLCGHTPATCRAGLTEPILMLQEMNSGTATATIQFANGTAATDVNGNERSC; translated from the exons GGTGGTAATGTGCTGGTGTGCCTGGCTGTCTGCGCCTCTCGACGCCTCCGCTGCCTCACCAACTGTTTCATCGTGTCGCTGGCTGTGACAGACTTGCTGCTCGGCCTCTTGGTACTCCCTTTCTCCGCCCTCCACCAGCTCACCAACGACTGGCCGCTCGGCCCGATCTTCTGCAACTTCTACATCTCCATGGATGTCATGCTGTGCACCGCCTCCATCCTCACCCTCCTGGCCATCAGTGTGGACCGCTACCTGGCAGTGACCATGCCTCTGAGATACGCCTCACTGGTGTTGCCATGGAGAGTTGCTGTGGCCATGGCCGGTGTTTGGACCGTGTCTGTGGCCGTGTCGTTCTTGCCCATCCAAATGGGGTGGAACACTGTTAATGGCACAGTGCAGAACCAGGGGCCTTGGGCTCCAGAGAGAAAATGTCGTTTTGAGCTGAACAGACCCTATGTACTGACAGACTCTCTTCTCACCTTTTACCTGCCTCTAGTGGCTATGTGCTGGACCTACCTCCGAATACTTCGCATTGCACGAGCACAGGCCAAACGTATCATCAGTGCCCGGCCCACTTGCATCACCAGCTACGACTGCAGAAACAATCCTTCCACCACTACTACTGTGGTTTCCAGTGTAACAGCAGTGGCTCTGCGGGAGCACAAAGCCACAGTGACACTGGCAGCAGTGATAGGGGCGTTTGTGGTGTGCTGGCTGCCGTATTTCATCCTGTTCACGGTGTTGGGCCTGAAGGAGCACCCAGACCCAAGCACAGTACCAGCATTTCCCATTGTGTTGTGGCTGGGTTATGCTAACTCGGCTCTCAACCCTATCCTCTATGGAGCCCTCAACAGGGACTTCAGGTCAGCCTACAACCATCTACTGAGATGTCGTTGCCCTACCTACAGTGGGTGGAGGAGCCGGCAGCCGTCTCCCACTTTGACATCAG CCAGAGACCATCTTACAGAGGTGACACTGCTGTGTGGACACACCCCTGCCACCTGCAGGGCCGGTTTAACAGAGCCAATCTTAATGCTTCAAGAAATGAACAGTGGGACAGCCACAGCAACTATCCAATTTGCAAATGGCACTGCTGCCACAGATGTCAATGGCAATGAAAG GTCGTGCTGA